One Brassica napus cultivar Da-Ae chromosome C2, Da-Ae, whole genome shotgun sequence DNA window includes the following coding sequences:
- the LOC106440452 gene encoding TLC domain-containing protein 4, with protein MTTSFAFTGDDDSSKQLVLLASVCSGMLMCKIVYDLTGFISPLLFSAYGKLDGKVRMEWNNRGFSTFHAVFVSVASIYLLVISDQFDESVHGDLVINSTTRLSESVMGISLGYFVADLMMIFWHFPTLGGVEYVFHHCLSMFSIILSVTSGQAQFYIFMVLLSEATTPFVNLRWYLDASGQKGSKAYTLNGIALFLGWLVARILLFIYFFVHMYSHFHQVKQVFPLGFYSLLAVGPVLSTMNLLWFWKITKGLIKTISKATGKKKQ; from the exons ATGACGACCAGTTTCGCATTCACCGGTGATGATGACTCTTCAAAGCAACTCGTCTTGCTTGCATCCGTTTGTTCCGGCATGCTCATGTGCAAAATC GTTTATGACTTGACTGGTTTCATAAGTCCTTTGCTCTTCAGTGCTTATGGGAAACTCGATGGCAAAGTTAGAATGGAATGGAACAACag GGGATTCTCAACGTTCCATGCTGTTTTTGTTTCTGTGGCTTCAATCTATCTCCTGGTGATTTCAGATCAGTTTGATGAGAGTGTTCATGGTGATTTAGTCATCAATAGTACAACGAGGCTATCGGAATCTGTAATGGGG ATCTCCTTAGGCTATTTTGTAGCAGACTTAATGATGATCTTTTGGCATTTTCCTACTCTTGGTGGTGTTGAATAT GTTTTCCATCACTGCTTATCAATGTTCTCCATCATTCTTTCTGTCACAAGTGGACAGGCACAGTTCTACATATTCATGGTTCTCTTATCGGAGGCCACTACCCCGTTTGTCAACCTACGGTG GTACTTGGATGCTAGTGGTCAAAAAGGCTCCAAGGCTTACACACTCAATGGAATTGCCCTCTTCTTGGGTTGGCTG gtggcGAGGATCCTTCTGTTTATCTACTTCTTTGTACACATGTACTCCCATTTCCATCAG GTGAAGCAAGTGTTTCCACTGGGATTTTACAGCCTTCTTGCAGTAGGACCGGTCCTGTCAACGATGAATCTTCTTTGGTTCTGGAAAATCACCAAAGGATTGATCAAAACAATCTCCAAGGCGACGGGGAAGAAAAAACAGTGA